GCACAAACAGAGAATTATTCTCCCTTTTAGGCAGTCTTTTCTTTGCCCTGCGCTTCTGATTAAGCTTCATCTGGCAGTAAACCCTGTAGACTCGTTTATGATTCCAAGGATACTTCTTCCTAAGCACCTTAAAGAGCTTCCAGAAGCCCCAACGAGAGTGCTTCTTTACAAGTTCATTCAGCGCATTTATCACAAGAATATCGTCTGTATTAACAACAACAGGCTTATAATAGGCCGACCTTGAGAGACTTGCACAACGGCAGCTCTGTGAAACAGAAAGACTATGCTCATTTACCAAGAAAGTAACAGCATCACGTCTTTCCTGCGGCCTTAGAGCTTTTTTTCTATTAAGTCCTTCATTGCTTTATTTTCTAAAGCGAGGTCTGCATACATCTTTTTTAGCTGAGAAAGCTCCTGCTCCATATCTTTCATCTTTTTAAGATCAGATGCAGTCATGCCTCCGTATTTAGATTTCCAGTTGTAATATGTTGCGTCAGATATACCATGCTTACGGCAGATATCTTTTACCAGCATTCCGGCATCCGCTTCGTTAAGAATCGAGATGATCTGTGTTTCGGTGAATCGTGATTTCTTCAAAATGAGCCTCCTAGCTTTTATAGTTTGCCAGAAAAACTCTAAATTTGGAATGTCTACTCAATGGGGAAGCTTACGGTATGTTGTTTTTTATGTCACCATATATTGAGATGATCTTATCTATGACCATGACATTCTGCTCTGACAAAGAGAGAAGCTCCTGAAAGTCGTCAAGTTCGTTTCCTGAGAAACGCTCAAGAAGACAGTTGTTTATAAGTGATAGATGGTTAAGTGTGTTTCTTAGTTCGTGAGTGATGATGCTGTCAAGGTCGTTCATGAGTTTTGTGTTTAGTGAGGTGTTGTCAGTGTCTGTAAAGAGAACTACATGTTTATCTTTGCCGTCTATGACAGTTTTAAATTTAATTACAAAAAGCTGTTTTTTAAGTGCTTTGCATTCAAAAACGTGAATAATTTTGTCTTTGTTGGTCATGTCAAGTCTTACAGCACTGTTTGCACAGTCTGATGTGTCAAGGCATCCGATTACTTCACGCAGCATTTTGTTTTGGTAATCTTTTGCTCCGGTGATATTCTGTAGTGAGTCGCTTATATCATAAAGGGTGTTATCATGAGGGTTCAGTACAGCGTAATGGATGGTGCTTTCGCTTCCAATAAGATCAAATAAGCTATTCAAAAGACCACCTCTCATGTTAAGTGTCCACGATTATAGCATATATATACAAAATGTATATATTAATTTTAACACATTGATAAGAGGGCTTGGCAGGGTTCTTTGCTGACAAATTATAATAGATAAGCAAGGGCACCGAGTTGATGCCCATTATTGCTTACTTGATGTTATTATCGTTTATTATATTGTTCAATTTCTGCATGAGATCTTCTGCTATTTGGAAAAGTTCGTATATGCTTTCTCTGGCACTCTCTCTGTTGCCTGCCTGAGTGTTGCTGACAACCGTTGCTGCTAAGGCATGTACACGCTGGTGTATCGGTTCCAGTGCTTTGAATTCGGGCAGGTTTCCGTGGATTTCAACCCCTTTGGAGTAATAGAATTTACCAAAAGCACAGCTATGGTGGTCAATAGTGATGTCCGCGGTTTCTGTTCTTGTTCCTTCGTATACTGCGTAAACTTTATTCAGATATATAAGGTGCTGAAGTTTTGCTATTGCAAACATAGATGACGTACTCTTAAGTTTATATTCACTGAAGAGACCACTTGTGTACATTATGTTTTCAATGAGGCTTTTTATATTGGCAGAGAGATATCCGAGCTCTTCTTTGGATTTGGCAGAAGACATAGACACTGTTTCTATACTGCTTGCTATCTCTGTTGTGACAGCGGACTGTTCGTCAACGGCACTGGAAACACCAAGAATATTATTGGAGAGGCTTTCCACAGCGCTCATGATATTGGAGAAATTTTCTGATGTTTGTGTGTCGATCTCTGACTGCTGGATAACGAGGTCAGAGACAATCACTGCTTCAGTGTTTGCTGTCTGCACGCGCCCCTGCATCTCTTTGACCATTTTACGTATATCTTCTGTTGAGTCCTGAGTTTTTTCGGCAAGTTTTCTTACTTCGTCGGCAACAACGGCAAAGCCTCTGCCTGCCTCACCTGCCCTTGCAGCCTCAATTGCAGCATTAAGAGCAAGCAGGTTAGTCTGTTCTGATATATCATTGATTACAGTAATTACATTTTCGATCTCTGTGGCGTGACCGGTAAGCTTATGTATTTCACCTGTGAGAGCTTCTATTTTCTGTCTCATGTTTACAGAGATTTCTTCAGAACGTTTGATTATTTCGCCCCCCTGTCTGGAGACATGGACAACTTCTTCGTTCTGGGCGGCGGCATCTGATGTGTTGTTCGCAATATCACTTATGGAAGAACTCATCTGTTCTGCAGCGGTTGCAACCTGTGATGCCATATCATTTGTTTCTTCGAGTGAATATTTAACAGTATCTGATGCCTTGATAATAGGAACCAGTGACTCTGCTGTTCCTGCGAGACCATGTATTAGCTGTGTAAAGCTTTCGTCCAGATTGTCCAGTACTTTGTTAAAAGAAATGGAGAGCTCTTTGGTTTCTCCTGTGCTGCCTGCATCAAGCCTTTTGGTGAGATCTCCAGAGCCTTCTGAAAGTTGCTTAAGGATGGCTGATGTAGAGCTTATGCTTCCGGCTATCCCTTTTGCTATGAAAATTGTAACAAATCCGCCAAGGAGAACCATTATTCCCGCTATGAACATTATTTTAAGTACGAGTTTGTTTGTTTCGGCAGCCAGCATTTTGGTTTTTTCTGCGATGGCGTCATCAATATCGTCTGTATATATTCCGGTACCTATTATCCAGTTCATCGGTTCGAACAGACGGACGTATGACATTTTGGGTTGTGGAGTGTCTTTGCCTGGTTTGGGCCAGAGGTAGCTTACAAAGCCACTGCCGTCCTTTTTAGTAGCGTTTATCATGGCTATAAAAATATTCTCATCACGGTTTGGACCGGCGACATTGTATTTTTTTTCTGAGAGCGGTTTTCCGTTCAGCTGCGGAGCTATTGGGTGCATTACCATTTTCGGCTCAGGCAGGTCGGTGTCATTTATCCAGAAATATCCTGTTCCGTTGTCGTACTTGTACTTTGCAACATCAGTCAGAATGTTAGAGATAGCGTCATCCACTGCGTCATCAACATAAACACCTGTCCCTATAACCCAGCCCCATGGTTCAAAAAGTCTGACATACGATAACTTTGGCTGGGGGGTGTCTTTACCTGGTTTAGGCCAGAGGTATCCGACAAAACCTTCTTTGTCTTTCTCGACTGTTTTGACCATTGCGCTGAACAGGTTTTCGTTATTTTCTGCGACATTATATTTTTCTGCTGAAAGTATTTGCCCGTCAAGCTGGTACGCTATGGGGTGCATGATCATCTTAGGGTAGGGTTTCCCTGTGTCATTAATCCAGATGTAGCCCGTTCCGCTGTCGTAACGCACAGCTTTGACAAGGTTCTGAGCTTCACTTTTAGCTTGAGATTCGCTTACTTCACCGTTCTGATAAGATTTGTATATCTGTTCTATCTGTGAAAACGTTGAGTCGATTACAGAGTTAAGTCTTTTGCCGTAAACGTTTTGTATGTATTCCTTCTGGGTAGAGTTTTCAAAAGTGCTGGTGACAGATTCAAATGTGACGTCAAGAAGACTTTCCAGCTTTTGTTCCACTCTTTTATATTCTGTTTGCCTGAAATTTTCGAGATTGATTTTTTCACGGCTTTTTATGCTGTAAATGCTGAGTGCTGTAACTATTCCTATGGTTATAATGATTAATGCAATTGTACTAAGAGCAATTTTGTTGGCTATCTTCATGTCTCTCCCCATGTCTTAAATGAGTTATTATAACATATGGTTGAGTATGTTGTTATTGTATTTAGCATTTTTTCTATGAAAAAAAATATCTGTTTTCTTGTGTATATGTATCCTTTCTGTTAGTTGTTTTTAGATGTTTTCTTCTTTTTTGAGCTTTGTAAGATCTTGATATAATAGTATAATTTATTGAGTGTGGACAAATTGATGTATTGTGCTAATATAGCGGTAGCATATATATATTCGGAGCATAAGATGGTCTCTCATGACAAATTGGGTGAATTAACTGTTCTATACGTTGAAGATGACGACATTACAAGGGAAATGGCGTACAGAATGCTGTCTAAATATTTTAAAGTTGTCCACCCTGCTTCCGACGGGAAAGAGGGGCTCGGTAAGTATAGAGAGTTCAGGCCTGATCTGATCATTACAGACCTCTCAATGCCAGAAATGAGCGGCTTTGAAATGATTGAAAAGATACGTGAAATCGATTCAGAAACTCCAATTATTGTGACGACAGCATATAGAAGCGAAGCTGAGTCTATTCAGGGCGTTAGCGATATTGTGTACAAACCTGTGAACAAGAAACTTCTGCTTCAAGCCGTTTGCGAACTCGAACTCTGATTTGCTTGAATCTCAGGTTCGAAATGAATTGTAATTAATTATTTTTGTCATTATATTGTAAGAAATATTTTATATCGCTGCGGGGAAAAATGGAAAATAAAGTTGATGTTTTTAAAGCACTAGGTGACAACAACAGGCTTCGCATACTTAGCATGCTAAATGTTCGCGAGCTTTGTGTGTGTGAAATTAATGCTGTACTTAAAGTCTCAATGTCTACAATATCGTCTCACCTTAAAATATTGCGTAATGCAGGTCTTGTAACTTCCCGTAAAGATGGCAGATGGATAATCTACAGGCTTGAAACGAGTAACGGTGAGAGAGCTGCGCTTATAAGACAGAGCCTTGGTTTTATTGCCGAAGAGCAGGATATCAAGGACGATCTTAAAAAACTGGGAACTGTTTCACCTGAAAACTGTTCCACAGTCTGAGCCATTCA
This window of the Denitrovibrio acetiphilus DSM 12809 genome carries:
- a CDS encoding IS3 family transposase (programmed frameshift) yields the protein MKKSRFTETQIISILNEADAGMLVKDICRKHGISDATYYNWKSKYGGMTASDLKKMKDMEQELSQLKKMYADLALENKAMKDLIEKKPLRPQERRDAVTFLVNEHSLSVSQSCRCASLSRSAYYKPVVVNTDDILVINALNELVKKHSRWGFWKLFKVLRKKYPWNHKRVYRVYCQMKLNQKRRAKKRLPKRENNSLFVPELPNQVWSADFVSDSLYSGKRFRTFNIIDDCNREAVHIEIDTSLTSRRLISVFEKISLERGLPEVLRCDNGPEFLGAEFVSWAEDAGMKIMYIQPGKPNQNAYIERFNRTYRTEVLDLYLFDNLAEVREVTYWWMIEYNEERPHDALDDMTPIEYMMKKQKTLV
- a CDS encoding ArsR/SmtB family transcription factor: MENKVDVFKALGDNNRLRILSMLNVRELCVCEINAVLKVSMSTISSHLKILRNAGLVTSRKDGRWIIYRLETSNGERAALIRQSLGFIAEEQDIKDDLKKLGTVSPENCSTV
- a CDS encoding response regulator transcription factor; the encoded protein is MVSHDKLGELTVLYVEDDDITREMAYRMLSKYFKVVHPASDGKEGLGKYREFRPDLIITDLSMPEMSGFEMIEKIREIDSETPIIVTTAYRSEAESIQGVSDIVYKPVNKKLLLQAVCELEL
- a CDS encoding methyl-accepting chemotaxis protein encodes the protein MKIANKIALSTIALIIITIGIVTALSIYSIKSREKINLENFRQTEYKRVEQKLESLLDVTFESVTSTFENSTQKEYIQNVYGKRLNSVIDSTFSQIEQIYKSYQNGEVSESQAKSEAQNLVKAVRYDSGTGYIWINDTGKPYPKMIMHPIAYQLDGQILSAEKYNVAENNENLFSAMVKTVEKDKEGFVGYLWPKPGKDTPQPKLSYVRLFEPWGWVIGTGVYVDDAVDDAISNILTDVAKYKYDNGTGYFWINDTDLPEPKMVMHPIAPQLNGKPLSEKKYNVAGPNRDENIFIAMINATKKDGSGFVSYLWPKPGKDTPQPKMSYVRLFEPMNWIIGTGIYTDDIDDAIAEKTKMLAAETNKLVLKIMFIAGIMVLLGGFVTIFIAKGIAGSISSTSAILKQLSEGSGDLTKRLDAGSTGETKELSISFNKVLDNLDESFTQLIHGLAGTAESLVPIIKASDTVKYSLEETNDMASQVATAAEQMSSSISDIANNTSDAAAQNEEVVHVSRQGGEIIKRSEEISVNMRQKIEALTGEIHKLTGHATEIENVITVINDISEQTNLLALNAAIEAARAGEAGRGFAVVADEVRKLAEKTQDSTEDIRKMVKEMQGRVQTANTEAVIVSDLVIQQSEIDTQTSENFSNIMSAVESLSNNILGVSSAVDEQSAVTTEIASSIETVSMSSAKSKEELGYLSANIKSLIENIMYTSGLFSEYKLKSTSSMFAIAKLQHLIYLNKVYAVYEGTRTETADITIDHHSCAFGKFYYSKGVEIHGNLPEFKALEPIHQRVHALAATVVSNTQAGNRESARESIYELFQIAEDLMQKLNNIINDNNIK